The window CTGAACCGACTCGCGCGTCGGAATGACGACGCCTTCGTCCGTGGCGGCCGGCGGCAGGACCATCATTTCCTCGAGTTCATGGTTCCAGTGTAGTTCGCCGGTATCAGCACGATAGGCGGTGGCCTGTTGTGGCCACGCAGTCGCGAACACGATACCGTCGTCCACCGCGGGCCTGTTGTACGTGCCACTGACTGCGTCGTCAGCATGATGAGTTCGACGCCACAGGACCGCTCCATTATTCGGATCCAGTGCGACGATCGAATTTGTCCCGGGTACTGCCGTGTATATCGTCCCGTTGGCAGTGACCGGAGTTGTTGACTCGGCCGGCCCGAAGAACCCGGGCGCAGGTGATTGTGGCCCTGTCCACCGCTTTTCACCCACTGTCCGTTCTATCGGAAAGAGTGCGTGGCCGCCATTCGCGTTGACCCCGTAAACCCCGGATGGTCCGGTCAGACCGAGTGTCTTGGTCTCATAAATCGAGGCTGGCGCAATCGTTGGACTCGAGTGATACGGTCCCTGAAAGCTGAATCGTCGCTGGCCGGTCTCGGAATCGAGCGCAAGCAGTCCATTGCCACCGATATACAGCGTCTCCCCTCGGCGGATCGGTTGCGTGCTCCCACGAAACCAATCGGGTGTCTGGTGTGTCCACGCGAC is drawn from Haloarcula sp. CBA1129 and contains these coding sequences:
- a CDS encoding PQQ-binding-like beta-propeller repeat protein; translation: MPSSRRRFLGFAALGITGSGGLASLDTQERTDSQSPSDWPMGRYDPPGTGYNPKASGPKDGVAVAWTHQTPDWFRGSTQPIRRGETLYIGGNGLLALDSETGQRRFSFQGPYHSSPTIAPASIYETKTLGLTGPSGVYGVNANGGHALFPIERTVGEKRWTGPQSPAPGFFGPAESTTPVTANGTIYTAVPGTNSIVALDPNNGAVLWRRTHHADDAVSGTYNRPAVDDGIVFATAWPQQATAYRADTGELHWNHELEEMMVLPPAATDEGVVIPTRESVQLRARSDGTLLWERNLDANVTDSAPAVANGTIFVADEQESLHALSLTTGETRWTAPFDGKTTPVVAADRVYAVDSLWALKAFDVATGEQMFEYHPQEVPLSPPIVGDGILYLANRGRILALEEA